The region ATTGGGCGGCAACCAGCAACCCCTGGGTAGCGTCCCCCCTTTTGCCGACGACGCCGGTGACGCCGATGAGGCGGCCCCGGCGCGGCGCATCGGCCGACGCACCCGGCAGGGTGCCGGAGTGGTGTTCTCCGGCTTGGTGCTGGGCGCCCTCGCGCTCATGAACATGCCGACCGACGAAGACGGCCAGCCGGTGCAGGGCGGGCCGAACCCGCTGCCCGGCGAGGCGTTCAGCAATCCCGTCGTCCCGGCTTCGGCGCGCGAGACGCTGCCCGCCGCACCGACCACGAGCCCGGCCCCGCTCGTCGCCGCGGTCCAGCCGCCCTCGTCCCCCGCCCCGGCGCCGACGACCTCGGCGAACAGTCGGCCAGGGGACTGAAATCCCCCGCACGTGGGGGCTCCGCCGGTAAGGGCCGGAGCAGCCTCTCACGACCACTTCGCCCGCTCCCACACGGACTTCACTGGTCGCCAGGCAAAATGGGCACACCGGCAGTGCGCCCACATGCCGGCGACGCGGGCTCGCCGCCCGTGTGATCCACTCGAACGGACGAGTCTCGACCGCATGCCCGGGGAGCGATGAGCGACCAGCCAGGAAGGCCCGCGCAGGGCTCCGACGCCGACAGCGCGCGCCGGGACCAGCCATACGCGGGACAGCAGGAGCCCAACGGACGGTCTGCCCCACCCGTGCATCCATGGCAGGGTGCGACGAGCGCCACCGGCGGGGTGCCGGCCGGGGGCTTCACCCCGGCCCGCGCCGCGGACAACCCGCCGGCCGAACCTCACCGCCTAGCCCCGCGCCCGCTGCAGCGCCCACCGGTCGACCCGTCGCAGAGGTCGGTGTTCGGCCGCCCGAAGGGCGTGAGGGGTAGCTTCGACCCGAACCGGCGTGACCTGCCGGTGCGCGGCAGGGCCCAGGCTCCGCCCCCGCCGGACGCCCTGACCCAAGCGTTCGGCCGCCGCGAGCGAAGCGACGAACGACTGCAGCGCGCGCCCGGCGAGCAGCCGATGACGCCCGAACCGGCCGAAGAGCCGGTGCTATGGAATTCCGGCGAGCGCGATCCGTGGCGCGACCCGGCCGCCGGTGCGGTCCTCGGCCCGCCCGCCGTGGCCGAGGATCAGCAGGAGAAGGCCGACAGCGCCGAGACCGGCCCGCTGCTGAGCGCCCGCGAGGTGCTGTTCGGCCGCCGGGTGCACCCGCGTGCGCTCGTGATCCTCGCCGCGCTCGCCCTGCTAGTCGGGGTGGCCGGTGGGTTCCTTGGCCGGATCACCGCCGAGGAAGGCAACCCCCTCACCAACCCCGACGTCACCCTCGCCGAAGTGGAGCAGGGCCAGGAACGACCGAAGGGCGCCGTCGCCGCGGTCGCGAAACGCGTCGTGCCCGCCGTCGTGTCGGTCGAGGTCCGCGTCGGTTCGCAGGGCGGCAGCGGCTCCGGCGTGCTCATCGACGGCAACGGCTACGTGGTCACCAACAACCACGTCGTCTCGATGGCCGCCGACACGCCGAACGCGCAGGTCTCCACGGTCTTCCACGACGGCACCCGGGCCCCGGCGCGGATCGTCGGCCGCGACGTCAAGACCGACCTGGCGGTGATCAAGGTCGAGGTCGCGAACCCGACCGTCGCCCAGCTCGGCGACTCCGACGGGCTGGCGGTCGGCGACGAGGTGATCGCCATCGGCTCGCCGCTGGGCCTGGCCGGCACCGTGACCACCGGCATCGTCAGCTCGGTGCACCGCCCGGTGCGGCTGGCCGGTGAGGGCACCGACACCAACGCCGTCATCGACGCGATCCAGACCGACGCCGCCATCAACCCGGGCAACTCCGGGGGTGCGCTGGTCGACGGCAACGGCGCGGTGGTCGGCATCAACAGCGCGATCCGCACCCTCGGCTCGGGAGGCGAAGGCGGGTCGATCGGGCTGGGATTCGCGATCCCGATCGACGACGTACGGCGCATCGCCCAGGAACTGATCCGCACCGGCAACGTGGCGCACGCCAACCTCGGCGTCAACGCCAAGTCCGTCAGCGACGGGCTCGCCGACGGCGCCCAGGTGCAGAACGTGCAGGACGGCAGCGCCGCGGCGGCGGCCGGGCTCGCCGAGGGCGACGTGATCACCCGGGTCGGCGAGCGCAAGGTGGCCAGCGCCGATGAGCTGATCGTGGCCGTCGACCGGTACCAGGTAGGCGCGCGGGTTCCGGTCACCGTGGTCCGGCAGGGCCGCGAGTTGGTGCTCGACGTGACGCTGAAGTGAGCGGCGGAACCGCTCCCGCGTGAGTTTTACTCAGGCGCCTGGGACCGGGAACTTACCGAACGGTCGGCCCGGGTGGGAACGACCGGCCAACTCTTCGTGACAGCCAGGTGCCGACCGACTTCCCTCTCCTGCCGATATCGCCCGGTCGGTACGCTGGGGGGCGTTGGCAGCTCGCGCGGTGCCGGTCCGCGAGCCGCGAGGACCGGGAGGTAGTCGAGAGTGTTCGATAGCGTCGGCTGGCCCGAGATCCTGGTCCTCATCGTGGTCGGGCTTTTCGTCCTGGGCCCGGAACGGCTGCCGCAGGGCGCCGCCTGGCTGGGCCGGACCATCCGCCAGGTCAAGGAGTACGCAACCGGCGCCCGCGAGCAGATCCGGTCCGAGCTGGGCCCGGAATTCGACGAGCTGCGCAAGCCGCTGGAGGATCTGCGCAGCATCCGCAACTTCAACCCGCGCTCGGCGGTGACCAAGCACCTCTTCGACGGGGAGAATCCGCTCGACGGCCTCACCAACGGCGACGGCTACCTGCCGAAACCACCCGACCTGCCCAAGCCGCCGCAGCGTCCGCTCGCGCCGGGCGAGCGTCCCCCTTACGACTCCGACGCGACCTGAACCAGCACCCGCTTGGGTGCGCTGCGGGCGATCCACACCCCGACGGCGGCCACCGCGAGCCAGCAACAGAGCAGAACCGTCATGCCGGACCATCCCCAGGCACCGTAGGCGGTGCCGCCCAACACCCCACCCACACTGCTCCCGCCGTAATAGGCGAACTGGTACAGCGCGGACGCCTGGCCGCGGGCCGATGCCGACGCCCGCGCGCCGACCCATCCGCTGGCCACCGAATGCGCCGCGAAGAATCCGCCGGTGAACACGACCAGGCCCACCACGATCACGAGCAGGGTGTTGGCGAGCATCAGCAGCAGTCCCAGCGCGCTCACCGCCAGGCCGGTGAGCAGCACCCGGGTGCGCCCCCAACGGTCGGCGGCACGACCGGCGAGCGTCGAGGTGACCGTTCCGGCGGCGTAAGCGAGAAACGCAAGCGCGGCGAGCGACGGTGGCACCAGCAGCGGCGGCGCGGTGATGCGAAAGCCGAGAACGTTGTAGACCGTGACGAAGACACCCATGCCAAGCGCAGCGACCAGGTACGGCGCGTAAAGCACCGGGTCGCCAAGCGCGGCGCGCAAGCCGCTCAGCAGCGGGTGCCAGCTCAGCGGTTGGCGGGCATGGTTGCGCTCGGCAGGAAGCAGCACCACGAACAGCACCGTGCACATTCCGGCGAGCAACGCCACCGCGAGCATTCCGCCGTGCCAACCGGCGAAGTCGCCGACCACGCCGCCCAACAGCCTGCCGGCCATGCCGCCGATGGTTGTGCCAGCGACGTAAAGGCCCATCGTGGTGCCCATCTGCTCGCCGCCGGTCTCTTCTGCCAAATACGCGGTCGCGACTGCGGCCAGACCCGCGATCGCCGCGCCCTGCACCAGCCGGAGGACCACCAAAACCGGGAAAAAGGGTACCGACGGCAGTAGCAGGCCGAGGATCTCGGCGATCAGCAGGGCCATGATCATGGTCCGGCGGC is a window of Saccharopolyspora phatthalungensis DNA encoding:
- the tatB gene encoding Sec-independent protein translocase protein TatB; the encoded protein is MFDSVGWPEILVLIVVGLFVLGPERLPQGAAWLGRTIRQVKEYATGAREQIRSELGPEFDELRKPLEDLRSIRNFNPRSAVTKHLFDGENPLDGLTNGDGYLPKPPDLPKPPQRPLAPGERPPYDSDAT
- a CDS encoding MFS transporter: MNSVDPARVRKIRIALLLGALALFALLYAPQPVLPQLARDFVLDPGTAALLVSASTLGLAVAAIPLGTMSEAVGRRRTMIMALLIAEILGLLLPSVPFFPVLVVLRLVQGAAIAGLAAVATAYLAEETGGEQMGTTMGLYVAGTTIGGMAGRLLGGVVGDFAGWHGGMLAVALLAGMCTVLFVVLLPAERNHARQPLSWHPLLSGLRAALGDPVLYAPYLVAALGMGVFVTVYNVLGFRITAPPLLVPPSLAALAFLAYAAGTVTSTLAGRAADRWGRTRVLLTGLAVSALGLLLMLANTLLVIVVGLVVFTGGFFAAHSVASGWVGARASASARGQASALYQFAYYGGSSVGGVLGGTAYGAWGWSGMTVLLCCWLAVAAVGVWIARSAPKRVLVQVASES
- a CDS encoding zf-HC2 domain-containing protein; amino-acid sequence: MTVLHGWGLSEQHLALDAIVALVDGELSPNAHDRAVAHLARCPACTADAAAQRQARAALRAAQTPSISPKLLQALQAIPAHAELPSQPDGLALTEDGRLVAVSRPDQAKRFGTGAVLGSSRPLGGNQQPLGSVPPFADDAGDADEAAPARRIGRRTRQGAGVVFSGLVLGALALMNMPTDEDGQPVQGGPNPLPGEAFSNPVVPASARETLPAAPTTSPAPLVAAVQPPSSPAPAPTTSANSRPGD
- a CDS encoding S1C family serine protease, which translates into the protein MSDQPGRPAQGSDADSARRDQPYAGQQEPNGRSAPPVHPWQGATSATGGVPAGGFTPARAADNPPAEPHRLAPRPLQRPPVDPSQRSVFGRPKGVRGSFDPNRRDLPVRGRAQAPPPPDALTQAFGRRERSDERLQRAPGEQPMTPEPAEEPVLWNSGERDPWRDPAAGAVLGPPAVAEDQQEKADSAETGPLLSAREVLFGRRVHPRALVILAALALLVGVAGGFLGRITAEEGNPLTNPDVTLAEVEQGQERPKGAVAAVAKRVVPAVVSVEVRVGSQGGSGSGVLIDGNGYVVTNNHVVSMAADTPNAQVSTVFHDGTRAPARIVGRDVKTDLAVIKVEVANPTVAQLGDSDGLAVGDEVIAIGSPLGLAGTVTTGIVSSVHRPVRLAGEGTDTNAVIDAIQTDAAINPGNSGGALVDGNGAVVGINSAIRTLGSGGEGGSIGLGFAIPIDDVRRIAQELIRTGNVAHANLGVNAKSVSDGLADGAQVQNVQDGSAAAAAGLAEGDVITRVGERKVASADELIVAVDRYQVGARVPVTVVRQGRELVLDVTLK